The following are encoded in a window of Candidatus Fluviicola riflensis genomic DNA:
- a CDS encoding resolvase translates to MDNLSVFNHFAPKATDNAQLAKTAVIYTRVSHSSQEDNTSLESQRKRCEEYASANGFSVVEYFGGTHESAKTDDRKEFNRMLTFVKRNKRVNYILVYSYERFSRTGADGMKIAQDLQKQYKVTTLSVSQGIDPSTITGEFQRNIMLLFGHLDNQMRKDKTVSGMRELVEKGYTPYSIPKGYVNLNKGSKAVDQKIVLNDEGKLLRKAFIWKADKQMRNCEIIQRLNALGLKLDDRRLCEILANPYYCGIMVSKLVPNKAIEGKHEPMISREIFLKVNNIVADNRTHPVSHKAEDENLPLKRFSHCSECNAPMTGYIVRKKNLWYYKCRTKGCNTNKSAKQLHNQFKTLISEFEVNPQQTELIQLGIASMYCVFFEEINENQKLYNSKITELKNKIESAEEKLVTGVIDRPMFDKFKAKFSEEMNKVENLLSQIKRGSSNLEKCLKLVVKYCQKPLLWWENASIGDRMIFQNIVFPEGIIYDRKKDRILTPRVNSYFKPIPQLEGVIKGKKNGDSINFDAIPDRVTPEGF, encoded by the coding sequence ATGGATAATTTAAGTGTGTTTAATCATTTCGCACCAAAAGCAACGGATAACGCTCAGCTTGCAAAAACTGCGGTAATTTACACCCGTGTTTCGCATTCCTCGCAAGAAGATAATACCAGTTTGGAATCTCAGCGCAAACGATGCGAAGAATACGCAAGTGCGAATGGATTTAGCGTAGTTGAATATTTTGGTGGAACGCATGAATCCGCAAAAACCGACGACCGAAAAGAGTTTAACCGAATGCTCACATTTGTGAAAAGAAACAAACGGGTGAATTACATACTCGTTTACAGCTACGAACGTTTTTCACGCACAGGAGCGGACGGAATGAAGATTGCACAAGATTTACAAAAGCAATACAAAGTAACCACGCTTTCCGTATCACAGGGAATTGACCCTAGTACAATCACAGGAGAGTTTCAACGCAACATTATGCTTTTATTCGGTCATTTGGATAACCAAATGAGAAAGGATAAAACAGTTAGCGGAATGCGTGAACTGGTTGAAAAGGGTTACACCCCTTATTCCATTCCAAAAGGGTACGTGAACTTGAACAAAGGTTCAAAAGCGGTTGACCAAAAAATTGTACTTAACGACGAAGGGAAGTTATTGCGTAAAGCGTTCATTTGGAAAGCAGATAAACAAATGCGCAACTGCGAAATTATTCAACGGTTGAACGCTCTTGGTTTGAAACTGGACGACCGACGATTGTGCGAAATTCTCGCGAACCCATACTATTGCGGAATCATGGTTTCAAAGCTAGTTCCAAACAAAGCGATTGAAGGAAAACACGAACCAATGATTTCACGGGAAATCTTCCTAAAGGTTAACAATATCGTTGCTGACAATCGAACACATCCCGTTTCACACAAAGCAGAGGACGAAAATTTGCCCCTAAAACGCTTTTCTCATTGTTCTGAATGCAATGCACCGATGACGGGTTATATCGTCCGTAAAAAGAATCTATGGTATTACAAATGCAGAACAAAAGGGTGTAACACCAACAAGAGTGCAAAACAGCTTCACAACCAGTTTAAAACGCTGATTTCAGAGTTCGAAGTTAATCCCCAACAAACAGAATTAATCCAACTTGGTATTGCATCAATGTACTGTGTATTTTTTGAAGAAATAAATGAAAATCAAAAGTTGTACAATTCGAAGATTACCGAACTGAAAAACAAGATTGAATCCGCAGAAGAGAAGTTGGTAACTGGTGTAATTGACAGACCAATGTTTGACAAATTCAAAGCAAAATTCAGCGAAGAAATGAACAAAGTGGAAAATTTACTATCACAAATCAAGCGCGGGAGTTCTAACCTCGAAAAGTGCTTAAAATTGGTAGTTAAATACTGTCAGAAACCCTTATTATGGTGGGAAAATGCTTCAATTGGAGATAGAATGATTTTTCAAAATATAGTGTTCCCTGAAGGAATCATCTATGACCGAAAGAAGGATAGAATTCTAACCCCTAGAGTGAATTCATATTTTAAACCAATCCCGCAATTGGAGGGCGTTATAAAGGGAAAGAAAAACGGGGATAGTATCAATTTTGATGCTATCCCCGATCGTGTGACCCCGGAGGGATTCTAA